AATGAGGCGACGATAGCCGCCAAACCAGCCAAATGTGCGCTCAACCACCCACCGTTTTGGAATGGGCGCGAACCCGGAGCGGTCGTCGTCTGACTCAACGATGGAGAACAACCACTCGAAGCACCGCCACACGAGCCCAGACGGAAGGCCCTCGTAGCCGCTATCGGCAAAAATCATCTGTAGGCGGGGTACCTTTCCGAGGAGTTGCTGCAGGACCGTTGGGGCTTGTTGGCCGTCATGCTCGTTTGCTGGGTGAACCACGACGGCGAGCAGAAATCCCAGGGTGTCGACGATCACATGGCGTTTTCGTCCAGTCACGTGCTTGCTGGGATCCCGACCGCGTGCCGGGCCGGCTTGCCGTTCGGTGTTCACCGACTGCGTATCGATGACCGCGGCACTGGGGCTCGGGGAGCGTCCTTCCGCAACCCGAGCTGCACGCCGAATCCGGTCACAGAGGCGCTGAAGCAGGTTGAGTCGCCGCCATTTTCGGAAATGATAGTACACGGTCTGCCAAGGCGGGTAGTCAGAGGGGAGCATACGCCACTGCGACCCGGTTTTTACCACGTAGAAGATCGCGTCCAGCATCCGCCGGGGGTCATGCTTGTCAAATCGAAAACGATCAAAGATGGGCATGACCCGTTTCCATTG
This region of Longibacter salinarum genomic DNA includes:
- a CDS encoding IS5 family transposase, producing MDRTYPSDLTDAQWKRVMPIFDRFRFDKHDPRRMLDAIFYVVKTGSQWRMLPSDYPPWQTVYYHFRKWRRLNLLQRLCDRIRRAARVAEGRSPSPSAAVIDTQSVNTERQAGPARGRDPSKHVTGRKRHVIVDTLGFLLAVVVHPANEHDGQQAPTVLQQLLGKVPRLQMIFADSGYEGLPSGLVWRCFEWLFSIVESDDDRSGFAPIPKRWVVERTFGWFGGYRRLIRDYERLPEMSEAMVRVAMIRLMIRRVT